A region of the bacterium genome:
TTTCTATGCTGCAGAAATGTTTCAAAATATAAGAGTTCATTCTAAAAACAATGGAAATCAAACCTGTACGCAATAAGGTTCATAGTCGTATATGAAATTAAATATTTTACTAAATATGGATAATACAAATCGTTCTTTGAAATAATCGTAAAATTGTTTGATACAAGATACAGCAATGTCGGGATTATCCTGAATATAACGATATATTCTCCCGAAATTGACAGACATAGCAACCGAAAAGGCAAATATCGATGCTTTGAACGCACCTCTGACTTTCAGCTTGCCTTTCGGCATCTTACATACAAATTCATTGATTGTGGCCTCTACATTGTTACGCAACTTCAGGCGCTCGGCTGGTATAGATGCCCTTTGCTTTAATCGTCTTTTTCTCAAATAGTCATCGCGATTAAAATAAAACATTCTATGTTTTTTCATCAGGATTGAAGCACAGACAGCCCGTTTCTCACATTTTTGACAAACGGCCAAATCGAATTCAGCCTTGAATCTATTTCTGCATTTTTTAGAATTTACTTTTTGATAGGGGCAGGAAACGATATATTTATCTTCGCCTGTTTGCTCAATCTCAATTGACATATGAGCCAAAACGTCCTTTGAAACGTTTTTTGTCCGATTCAGACAAAACACGAAAGATGCGAATGATCATCTCAACTAGCAGCTGAAGACGACTGTAGTTCCTTATATTGGAACCTGCAAAGGTAGAATCTGTCCTCTGGATATTGGTCTTCAGTTTAAGATATCTTAACTGTTTTTCAGTCAGATGATCAAACACCTGCTCCAACAGGTTCTCGCCCGTTTTGATGAAATGATCGTTCAACCGGTTCTGAAAATTGAAAAGCGTTGCACAACAAAACGGCATTGTTACCAAATCATCAAGACCAAGTGCGATTCTTACCAACAGGTTAAACCTGATGTTCTGAAAAAGTTCGTTGTATGTCCACACGCGACGATTCTGCAAAATTAAGGCCGATACCATAGAATTAATCGGCGCATTGGGGCGGCTCTTTTTATCTGAGTACAGCACTGAAAAGATATCCTCATTAATGTTGCAAAAGATCAAATTGTAAAAATGATGCTCTTCAGATTTGATAGCATGTTTTTTGAGTGACTCAGGCATTGTACTTTGCATGCCGAACATATCTGCCTGAAGGTGCTTTGTGTTTTTCTTAAACATAGACATTCCTGATTGTGTTTTTAACTCTGATTTTATGTCTCTAATTTATTAATTTCTATGCAATTAAGCAAGTAATTTAAATAATTTTAATTACTAATTCAAATACCTTTTTAGAGTGGACTCATAAATG
Encoded here:
- a CDS encoding transposase: MFKKNTKHLQADMFGMQSTMPESLKKHAIKSEEHHFYNLIFCNINEDIFSVLYSDKKSRPNAPINSMVSALILQNRRVWTYNELFQNIRFNLLVRIALGLDDLVTMPFCCATLFNFQNRLNDHFIKTGENLLEQVFDHLTEKQLRYLKLKTNIQRTDSTFAGSNIRNYSRLQLLVEMIIRIFRVLSESDKKRFKGRFGSYVN
- a CDS encoding transposase is translated as MSIEIEQTGEDKYIVSCPYQKVNSKKCRNRFKAEFDLAVCQKCEKRAVCASILMKKHRMFYFNRDDYLRKRRLKQRASIPAERLKLRNNVEATINEFVCKMPKGKLKVRGAFKASIFAFSVAMSVNFGRIYRYIQDNPDIAVSCIKQFYDYFKERFVLSIFSKIFNFIYDYEPYCVQV